Genomic segment of Bdellovibrio bacteriovorus:
TTGAAATACGTGCGCCTGCTCTTCCGCGTGGCCAGTGTATGCACGTTCCGCTTTCTCAAGAAAATACTTCGCCTCATTTAAAACTTTGATTTTGCCCGCGTCATTCTGATAAGCCACTCGGGCGGTCGCAATGGAAGTTTTTATGGCGAGTTGTTTTTCCGTGAACTGAGCTAAATCCCAGTAATATCCTGCATGAGCTCCATCTTCGTAATCGATGTAGTCTGGATAATTCCACCAATCAGGCCGATAACCGAAATCTGCACAGTTAAAAACAGGGGCACAATCTTTAATACCTTCAAGTGGTAAAAAAGATTTACCGTCCACTGATTTTACAAAAAGAGTTTCATCCAGCCTTTCATAAAGATTTTTGTGGCCGAACGCTCCGGGATAATAGACTGTCCCGCTTGAGTCTTTGGCGAATATGACTCCGTCTCCACGATCAGAGTCTTGGCGCGCAATCACGTGGCGTTCTATTCGAGGTACCGAATTCGAGGTGCTAGAACCTCTATCTTCGGAAACACTTTCTAAATCACGATCATCTTCCTTACCCTCATGCCCAGTATCAGAACTATCATGATGATCATCATCATAGTCGGGACCATCATCATCGTAATCTCCATATCCGCCGTCACGATCATCATCTCTTTCATCGCATCCTGAACCGACGCAGTCTCCGTCGATGTGGCCCTCATAAGCATCTTCACCGGGAGTAATAACAAAAGGTTCATCATCAAAAATTTCGATGCGCCCATCATCGTCATGGTCGTGACCATCATTTTCGTCATAAGCATAAGCACTCGGTAAGAACGATGTATGCAGAACCAACAAAATGGCTAAAATATTCTTAGATTTCCAACGATCAAAAAGCCCGAACACCATAAGGTCCTCCGCTTTCGGAGGAGCTATAAAGCAAAGAGAAAACCCACTAAAAACACCCTAAAAAGGGCTTTATTTGAAGATGAAGAACACCAATTCCGCCGAATCGGACAGTGTCCGAGACTAGGGAATAAAGAGAGGATGCCAGTTTTCTATTGTTTAAAAGGAACCTGGTACCTTATTAACACGAAGGGAAGCAGGTACCTTTGGGCAGAGAATAGCAAATCATCCCATCAATCGGCGCGAGAGCGCTGATTCGATAAATGAAAAGGACGTCGTTAAGAAGTTTAATTTTTGATGCAGATAATGCCCCTGATACAGGCTTGATTTTTTCTTTCGTTGTAGCATGGAGCCTTGGATTGGAAGGGTGAGGTATTTTAGAAAATTCAGACCTCCGGCCCCGCAGGATGCGGTATTCAAGGCCGGCGAGCGCCGGAAGCGCGCGTCTGAATTTTCTAAAATACCTCACCCTTCCACTCCAAGGCGGCCCTCGCTACAAACGAAAGGCAAAAAAAAAGCCCCGTGTTTCCACGAGGCTTTCGATTCTTCGCAAGAAGAGCAAAAACTACTTAACAGTAACTTTCGCGCCTGCAGCTTCAAGAGCTTTCTTGATTTTTTCTGCGTCTTCTTTAGTAGCGCCTTCTTTAACAGCTTTGTTACCAGCTTCAACAAGGGCTTTTGCTTCAGCAAGACCAAGACCAGTCAAGCCACGAACTTCTTTAATAACGTTGATTTTGTTGGCGCCAGCGTCAACAAGGATAACGTCAAAAGCAGTTTTTTCTTCAACAGCAGCAGCAGGACCTGCGCCAGCAGCAGCTACAGGAGCAGCAGCAGAAACGCCCCATTTTTCTTCAAGCATTTTTACAAGTTCAGCGATCTCAAGAACAGTTTTTTGAGACAACGCATCAACTAATTGATCGTTAGTTAGAGACATTTTAAAATCCTCCAAAGGATATAAATTTATTGTTAATTCAAATATTCAGCACCCAAACGTAACTATTACGCTTGTGGAGCTTCTTCAGTAGTAGCACCGCCACCAAGTTTCTCAGCGTAAGCATTTAAGCATCTAGCAAGTGCAGAACCTGCACCCAATAGTGTACCGAGGAACATAGCGCGAAGTTGGTCTTTGCCTGGAAGAGTCGCCAAGAATTTGATCTTAGCATCGTCCAACGCTTCACCGTCCATAACACCAGACTTGATCTGAAGAACTTCAACGTCCTTCGCGAATTCAGCCAATGTTTTTGCAGTAGCGTTCACTTCACCGTAAGAGAATACGATGGCGTTAGTACCTTTCATTGAATTAGCAAATGCCTTTTCAATAGCTGGGTGATCTTTGAACGCTCTTTTTGCAAGAGTGTTGCGGACAACCTTCATCTCTGATTCAGCAGCATTCAATTTTTTGCGCAAAGTAGTAACTTGCTCAACCTTGATGCCTTTGAAGTCAACGATGAAAGCTCCTTTAGCTTTTCCGAATTTCTCCGTGATTAGCTTAATCTCTTGCTCTTTATCTGCGCGAGTGATCATAAGTGAGCCTCCTTTCGTTAGATTCTTTCTACTCCAGTTTTGCTGAAGTAGGTTGTGCGATTCAGGTTGGTTTGGAGTCACCTAGAACTAGGAAACTTTTTGCCTTATCTCGGTAGGCCCCACACCGTCGTGGGATTACATCTACTAAAAGAAACCTACTGTCTCTGATCGCAATAAAAACTTAAGCTCCGATTTGCACCGGAGCTTTTAATTACATTTAAAATTATGCGTTAGTAGCAGTTAGAGCTGCTGCCGCATTTGGCTCAATCTTAACACCAGGACCCATAGTTGAAGCTACGGAGATAGTTTTAAGATAGATACCTTTAGACGCTGCTGGTTTAGCTTTAACGATAGCACCCAACAAAGTTAGGAAGTTATCGCGAAGTTTAGCATCGCCCATAGATTTCTTACCGATACCAGCGTGAACGATACCTGCTTTATCAACGCGGAAATCAAGCTTACCTTTTTTCTCGGCAGCTACGGCTTCACCAACGTTCATAGTTACAGTACCGATTTTTGGATTCGGCATCAAACCACGAGGTCCCAAGATCTTAGCAACTTTAGAAACAGTCGCCATCATATCTGGAGTCGCGATACATTTGTCGAAATCCAACCAACCACCTTGAATTTTAGCTACAAGGTCGTCAGCACCAACGAAGTCAGCGCCAGCCGCTTTCGCTTCAGCCTCTTTAGGACCTTTTGCGAAAACAACAACTTTAACTTCTTTACCAAGACCGTGA
This window contains:
- the rplA gene encoding 50S ribosomal protein L1; protein product: MAGKKFEAASKKVDSQKKYSVEEAFKLVVATAPAKFDESIDVALRLGIDPKQSDQQVRGAISLPHGLGKEVKVVVFAKGPKEAEAKAAGADFVGADDLVAKIQGGWLDFDKCIATPDMMATVSKVAKILGPRGLMPNPKIGTVTMNVGEAVAAEKKGKLDFRVDKAGIVHAGIGKKSMGDAKLRDNFLTLLGAIVKAKPAASKGIYLKTISVASTMGPGVKIEPNAAAALTATNA
- the rplL gene encoding 50S ribosomal protein L7/L12, which encodes MSLTNDQLVDALSQKTVLEIAELVKMLEEKWGVSAAAPVAAAGAGPAAAVEEKTAFDVILVDAGANKINVIKEVRGLTGLGLAEAKALVEAGNKAVKEGATKEDAEKIKKALEAAGAKVTVK
- a CDS encoding pre-toxin TG domain-containing protein codes for the protein MVFGLFDRWKSKNILAILLVLHTSFLPSAYAYDENDGHDHDDDGRIEIFDDEPFVITPGEDAYEGHIDGDCVGSGCDERDDDRDGGYGDYDDDGPDYDDDHHDSSDTGHEGKEDDRDLESVSEDRGSSTSNSVPRIERHVIARQDSDRGDGVIFAKDSSGTVYYPGAFGHKNLYERLDETLFVKSVDGKSFLPLEGIKDCAPVFNCADFGYRPDWWNYPDYIDYEDGAHAGYYWDLAQFTEKQLAIKTSIATARVAYQNDAGKIKVLNEAKYFLEKAERAYTGHAEEQAHVFQQASLEIVKTIADIGIGISPLGWGKDVYEFITGKSIVDGRELSQTERILAAAGVVMPGAAGLAFAGIKIVARHPFAKTGINSAVKSYDKISDLLGSMKVARFKEGKDLSEVAVIGRDMGTVREAADKLQLSGIKVVTFEPSLEASVGLGKLNGGTRVSYDEVPTTSMYEENMSWVDEIVKNEVTVIDIGNPKKLVERSRFYDDEVLNIFGEVNKL
- the rplJ gene encoding 50S ribosomal protein L10; amino-acid sequence: MITRADKEQEIKLITEKFGKAKGAFIVDFKGIKVEQVTTLRKKLNAAESEMKVVRNTLAKRAFKDHPAIEKAFANSMKGTNAIVFSYGEVNATAKTLAEFAKDVEVLQIKSGVMDGEALDDAKIKFLATLPGKDQLRAMFLGTLLGAGSALARCLNAYAEKLGGGATTEEAPQA